From the Hylaeus volcanicus isolate JK05 chromosome 4, UHH_iyHylVolc1.0_haploid, whole genome shotgun sequence genome, one window contains:
- the LOC128874810 gene encoding adhesion G protein-coupled receptor A3 isoform X5, whose translation MMKAALIFLVLTQARGKTIQTCPQYCTCKLGAQAEWLRVKCGNELQDIRSINIDIVSVELVQLDLSRNKIYTIEANIFKNLTNLKRLDLSQNNITSIGEGCFNGLGNLERLDLSKNQISNIDAYAFRKLSNLKRLDLSGNNISIVIPSLFHDLLALERLKLNENRLTTLREGTFSGLKSIKQLDLSTNPWKCDCELYWFSDWIHKSSIKLIPAPKCASPVNMKGEFMKKLKYSENIQCQWLPPTIELRPVHNQVVFAGDSLTLKCRAPSITEDRNAKLSWLWYPNTTTEVMDLNIFTDPQKSLSNIKIDNRYLADSGIVDSSLSIVPVKEEHNGQWNCLLLSINGNRSKAISVIVISDQTRYCPLAVTKNNKGIYTWPRTVVGWRAELPCEGNHLSGLMQMPSKASYQCNITGYWENLNTELCPYISHTTKSLEQFSKVNLSLAKITLLETAKKLKNYTVHGIKVTDPVEVNFITKTIENYLNFLVEEKELGAILIDVISSVINLPKNILKRAEISFKSCTRLIKAVEKIVEFTPSIQSYKKNMALEEFRVKRNSFTGLICTWYSNAAFIGDSESKFLQCTTNNRTTPVNIKDKIIEASIHLPTSLLEYSQEAIVHQLMISVYSNNKLFPKILNTDTMDITSCVIGSKLFGVSVQNLTEPVYVMLRAPLYYYAGKKLLPVVWDETLNKSGGWTSNGCYLRNVLNNLIVFHCNRLGYYGLLQDTSYLDQDGNSMTGAKFKYSNPAIYIGSIVTITCLIITCVTYIICYASITMPKKAKHCVINTWFAMALLSFSYSIGIHQTENIQICQGVGLTLHYLSLCSLLWMAVSASNMYKKFSKSDLEDIPDNELQDQPIPKPLLGLYLVGWGIAMIICGISGAINLREYAGYSYCFLTSGPALAALFLPAGILIVYLIIFHLLIKCAIQNVDVNTQLSEGTQATENMDLELLEPSTNLSANRNSIHSAQLSSDIVDSEHSQITQLKGQIIMLILYLISWIAAAAAITKPLSAYISFDEIVFATLYSLFSSSLGVFVLFFYGIVRNDVRSQWLKMRCWLQKRKNRCCRTRSISDANPVIPTHPLVQHLVPPLSNSQATQIL comes from the exons ATGATGAAGGCTGCCCTCATATTCTTAGTTTTAACTCAAGCTAGAGGAAAAACAATTCAAACATGTCCACAATATTGCACATGTAAACTCGGTGCACAAGCAGAGTGGTTACGAGTTAAATGTGGCAATGAATTGCAAGATATTAGAAGTATCAATATTGATATTGTCAGTGTAGAATTAGTACAATT GgatttaagtagaaataagATTTATACCATTGAAgccaatatatttaaaaatttgacaaatCTCAAACGTTTGGATTTATCACAGAATAATATAACATCTATTGGCGAAGGTTGCTTTAATGGTCTTGGAAATTTAGAAAGACT ggatttaagtaaaaatcaaatttcaaacataGATGCTTATGCATTTcgaaaattgtcaaatttaaaaagact CGATTTATCAGGAAACAACATAAGTATTGTGATACCATCATTATTTCATGATTTACTGGCATTAGAGCGCTT gaaattaaatgaaaatagactAACAACTTTAAGGGAAGGTACCTTCTCTGGCCTCAAATCTATAAAACAATT aGATCTGTCTACTAATCCATGGAAATGTGATTGTGAATTATATTGGTTCAGCGATTGGATTCATAAGAGctctattaaattaat CCCAGCACCAAAATGTGCATCACCTGTAAATATGAAAGgtgaatttatgaaaaaattaaaatattcggaAAACATTCAATGCCAATGGTTACCTCCTACAATTGAACTTCGACCTGTTCATAATCAAGTAGTTTTTGCTGGAGATTCgttaactttaaaatgcagAGCGCCTAGTATTACAGAAGATAGAAATGCAAAATTGAGTTGGTTGTGGTATCCTAATACTACTACTGAAGTTAtggatttaaatatatttacagatCCACAAAAAAGTTTAtccaatattaaaattgataatagaTACCTTGCAGACAGTGGGATTGTAGATAg CTCACTTAGTATTGTTCCAGTCAAGGAGGAGCATAATGGACAATGGAATTGTTTATTGCTTTCTATAAATGGCAATAGATCTAAAGCAATCAGTGTAATTGTTATCTCTGATCAAACTCGTTATTGTCCATTAGCAG TAACTAAAAACAATAAAGGCATTTATACATGGCCAAGAACTGTGGTAGGATGGAGAGCAGAATTACCTTGTGAAGGCAACCATTTATCTGGTTTAATGCAAATGCCTTCAAAAGCCTCCTACCAGTGTAATATCACAGGCTATTGGGAAAATTTAAACACAGAGTTATGCCCTTACATATCACACACAACCAAAAGCTTAGAACAATTTTCTAAGGTTAATCTTTCACTTGCAAAGATTACTTTATTAGAAACtgcgaaaaaattaaaaaattacacagTACATGGCATAAAAGTAACTGATCCTGTtgaagtaaattttataacaaaaactatagaaaattatttaaactttttagTCGAAGAAAAGGAACTTGGTGCTATATTAATTGATGTTATCAGTTCAGTCAttaatttaccaaaaaacATCTTAAAAAGGgctgaaatttcttttaaatcttgTACGCGACTAATAAAAGCCGtggaaaaaattgtagaatttaCTCCATCAATACaatcttacaaaaaaaatatggctCTAGAAGAGTTCAGAGTTAAACGGAATAGTTTCACTGGTTTAATATGTACATGGTATTCGAATGCTGCTTTTATTGGCGATTCAGAATCAAAATTTCTACAATGTACGACAAATAACAGAACTACTCCCGTTAATATAAaagacaaaataattgaagccTCGATACATTTACCTACATCTTTATTAGAATACTCACAAGAAGCCATTGTTCATCAACTAATGATTTCCGTGTACagcaataataaattgtttcctAAAATTCTTAACACTGATACTATGGATATTACATCGTGTGTTATTGGAAGcaaattat ttggagTATCAGTGCAAAATTTAACTGAACCAGTATACGTCATGTTACGAGCACCTTTATATTACTATGCCGGAAAGAAACTATTGCCAGTGGTTTGGGATGAAACATTGAATAAATCCGGTGGATGGACGAGTAATGGATgttatttaagaaatgtatTGAACAATTTAATAGTATTTCATTGTAATCGTTTAGGATATTATGGGCTTTTACAAGATACTTCTTACCTTGATCAAGATGGTAATAG tatGACCGgagcaaaatttaaatactcaAATCCAGCAATATATATTGGAAGTATCGTAACAATAACGTGTCTAATTATTACATGTGtaacatatattatttgttacgcATCAATTACTATGCCTAAGAAAGCAAAACATTGTGTTATTAATACCTGGTTTGCCATGGCATTATTGTCATTTTCTTATAGCATTGGTATTCACCAgacagaaaatattcaaatttgtcAAGGTGTTGGTCTAACACTTCATTACTTGTCTTTATGTTCCTTATTATGGATGGCAGTATCTGCTAG taatatgtataaaaagttttcaaagtCAGACCTTGAAGATATTCCAGATAATGAACTACAAGATCAACCAATACCAAAACCATTATTAGGTCTTTATTTGGTTGGCTGGGGTATAGCTATGATAATCTGTGGTATATCTGGAGCGATAAATCTACGAGAGTATGCAGGATATTCATATTGCTTCCTCACGTCTGGTCCTGCTCTTGCTGCTCTGTTTCTTCCAGCTGGAATCCTAATCGTATAtctgattatttttcatttgctcATTAAGTGTGCAATTCAGAATGTTGATGTAAATACTCAGTTATCTGAAGGCACGCAAGCTACAGAAAATATGGATTTAGAATTATTGGAACCAAGTACGAATCTATCTGCGAACAGAAATAGTATACACAGCGCACAACTTTCTTCCGATATTGTGGATTCAGAACATTCTCAAATAACACAGTTAAAAGGTCAGATTATTATGTTAATTCTATATCTAATATCGTGGATTGCTGCAGCGGCAGCGATTACAAAACCATTAAGCGcatatatttcttttgatGAGATTGTATTTGCTACTTTATATTCTCTTTTTTCAAGTTCTCTTGGTGtttttgtacttttcttttatggaATAGTACGAAATGATGTTAGGTCACAGTGGTTGAAAATGCGTTGCTGGCTTCAAAAGCGAAAGAATCGATGTTGTAGAACGAGGAGCATTTCTGACGCAAATCCTGTAATTCCAACACATCCTTTAGTACAACATTTGGTACCTCCATTGTCTAATTCCCAAGCTACACAA ATATTATGA